One Hydrogenobaculum sp. 3684 genomic window, TTCTTCTTCGTAAAAAACCCTAAAGCCCTCTGATTTTAAGAACTTTGCTATTTCTATTGGATCTTTTTGAGATTTTACACTTATAGGTTTTAAATGTTTTTCTGCTTTTTCATCGAGTTTTAATATACGTTCGCTTCCAAAGGTATGTTTCCATACCGGTGGTAATCTTTTTATTGAGCAAAGTATTAGGTTTATACCAAAAAGATAAAGTAATATCCTATAATACCAAGAGTGAAATACGTTGTTTAAATGAAGAGCCATTATAAGATGGGCTTCATTTACTCCATATTTGGAAGCGTAAAAACTAAAGGGCTGTTCTTGTTCTACGTATGTAGAACCAAGCATAGAAAATATAGCTATTGCAATCATTAAAAAGAATGCAAGCTTTAAAGATGATAAAAGATCGTATATTACATCAAAAAGGCCTTTGCCAGAGCGTAGTTCTTTTACAACCTCCACTAACTCATCGTAAAGGAGCTTTATTATTGAAAGCCCAAAAACAAAAGATGTGATACCAAAGATTGTATAGAAAATAGGACCTTTAGTATGATCATAAAAAAGACCGTATACGGCTTCTGATAGCCATAACACCAAACTTATTGTAAGTATCGCTAGTGTGTTGGTGATATACTTTCTCATAGGTTCTCACTCAGCATTTTTAATACGTTTTGTTTTATATATTCTGTTATATTTTGGTCTAAAAGCTCAAAAAAAGGTTTTTTGGAGTCTTTGCAGGTGGGCATTTGCAAGAATACGCTGTTGTCTAGTTTGTTTTGTAATACTTTTATATACTTTAATCTAACGGCGTTTTCTAGCTTTACATCTACGTATCCTAAGACTCTGTAATTTCTATAATCTACTTCAAAGCTATAAAACTTTTCGATATAAACGTTCATGCACTTACTTTTTCTTTTAGCATCTTCTGATACTTTTCAAGGGCAAGACGTTTTTTGATACCGCTTAATCTATCTAAAAATGTTATACCATTAAGATGGTCAAACTCGTGTTGAAATACTATTGCCGGAAGTCCACTTAAGTTTAATATCACTTCTTCTTCGCGCTCGTTTATGGCTTTTATAGTGATTTCTTTAGCTCTTACAACTTCTACTTGCAAACCCGGAAAAGAAAGACATCCTTCTTTAAACTTTATCTCGCCTTCTTTTGCTAAAACTGTTGGATTTATAAGTACATCTTTGAATTTTTCTTGGTCGTCTTCTCTTGAAGTGGTATCTATAACCATTATGCTAAGGGGTATATTTACCTGATTGGCAGCTAAGCCTATACCATCGTTTTTATACATGGTTTCTTTCATCTCTTTTATGATTTCTTTTATCTCAGCATCAATAGATTTAACTGGGTTTGTCTTGCGCTTTAAAATTTCGTTTGGAAATGTAACAATTTCAAGCATCTAAATATTATATATCAACATCTTCTATTTTTATCTGATATAA contains:
- the def gene encoding peptide deformylase, whose translation is MLEIVTFPNEILKRKTNPVKSIDAEIKEIIKEMKETMYKNDGIGLAANQVNIPLSIMVIDTTSREDDQEKFKDVLINPTVLAKEGEIKFKEGCLSFPGLQVEVVRAKEITIKAINEREEEVILNLSGLPAIVFQHEFDHLNGITFLDRLSGIKKRLALEKYQKMLKEKVSA